In the genome of Calditrichota bacterium, one region contains:
- the larA gene encoding nickel-dependent lactate racemase, translating into MQLRLAYGRSFLTIDLPDERVLAVVDIGDDLPVAEEEIINAALSKPLGAPPLERLVRRGERTTIVIPDASRRCGARVFLPLLIDLLNRKGIHDRDITILFATGSHGTQTDAERQEVVGPEIYRRVRTIDHDCRQASELVHLGETVNGTPVWLHKYVVKAERLLLAGGTSHHPLTGYAGGPKLLNPGCAGLETVLRCHALGIDVTRGGLADTCAPGVAAGNPIYQDILDSMKFVQVDFALHLIVDAQGRVRQACAGALAPSWEKARQLADSFYKVRVAERVPLVIASCGGSPFDDDFVKTFRAMRNASLLVSDGGHLLLIAECRAGLGCEYFLDFFAVTPHELASKLRKEYRSFGTTALGLRELLRRIRVTVVGMLEPDAGSAMGVRVQPAVQVAVEQALSELPSGAKMAVLPHAHFTLPVVEGG; encoded by the coding sequence ATGCAGCTGAGACTGGCCTATGGACGTTCATTCCTGACAATAGACCTCCCGGATGAGCGGGTGCTGGCGGTGGTGGATATTGGGGACGATTTGCCTGTTGCCGAAGAGGAGATCATCAATGCTGCGCTGAGCAAACCGTTGGGCGCGCCTCCCCTGGAACGGCTGGTGCGGCGCGGAGAACGGACGACGATCGTCATCCCGGATGCCTCTCGGCGCTGCGGCGCGCGTGTCTTCCTCCCCTTGCTGATTGATCTCCTCAACCGCAAGGGCATTCACGATCGAGATATTACCATCCTATTTGCCACAGGGAGCCATGGGACGCAGACCGACGCTGAGCGGCAGGAGGTGGTCGGTCCGGAGATCTACCGCCGTGTGCGCACTATTGACCACGACTGCCGCCAGGCCTCGGAGCTCGTTCATCTTGGGGAAACGGTCAATGGCACGCCGGTATGGCTGCACAAGTACGTGGTGAAGGCGGAGCGACTGCTCCTGGCCGGAGGCACCAGCCACCACCCGCTCACAGGCTATGCGGGCGGGCCAAAGCTGCTGAACCCTGGGTGCGCCGGCTTGGAGACTGTGCTCAGGTGCCACGCATTGGGGATAGATGTGACGCGAGGAGGGCTGGCGGACACCTGCGCACCGGGCGTTGCGGCGGGCAACCCCATTTACCAGGACATTCTGGACTCGATGAAGTTTGTGCAGGTGGACTTTGCCCTGCACTTGATTGTGGACGCGCAGGGCAGGGTGCGGCAGGCGTGCGCAGGCGCATTGGCCCCGAGTTGGGAGAAGGCCCGCCAACTGGCGGACAGCTTCTACAAAGTGCGTGTGGCCGAACGCGTGCCATTGGTCATTGCCAGCTGCGGGGGATCGCCCTTTGACGACGACTTTGTCAAGACCTTCCGCGCCATGCGCAATGCTTCGCTGCTGGTCAGCGACGGTGGCCACCTCCTCTTGATCGCCGAGTGCCGCGCAGGTCTCGGCTGCGAGTATTTCTTGGACTTTTTCGCGGTTACGCCGCACGAGCTGGCCAGCAAGCTGCGCAAGGAGTATCGTTCTTTTGGCACTACCGCCCTCGGTTTGCGCGAGCTACTGCGCCGTATCAGGGTGACGGTGGTGGGGATGCTCGAGCCAGATGCCGGGTCGGCCATGGGCGTTCGCGTGCAGCCCGCAGTGCAGGTGGCGGTGGAACAGGCCCTGTCCGAACTGCCGTCTGGGGCGAAAATGGCGGTGCTCCCCCATGCACACTTCACGCTGCCGGTAGTGGAGGGAGGATGA